A DNA window from Mesorhizobium sp. C432A contains the following coding sequences:
- a CDS encoding ABC transporter permease, whose translation MRKFIRSIDFWDLLLATACLAVFIYAAAFVPNFVSGFNLSQLGASASEKALLILPMTLLIITREIDLSIASVLALTSVIFGLLVQAGVPTLAAIPLTLVFGGLLGAFNGYLVSGLGLQSLVVTLGTMALYRGIGYILLGTGSVNILPPAVVDFGISNLPGTQIPWTIVPFLLLAPIFAVVLQKTPTGKRIYALGGSPEVARYSGIGTRQMVLKLFVVSGLVAAIAGIVYTARLSNARANNALGMELDVITIVLLGGVSVFGGKGRLTGVMLALLLIAIIRNVLALNQIGGDAQGMIIGLLLIGSLLVGNYWRSLEERLSRSRVLRETKG comes from the coding sequence ATGAGAAAGTTTATCCGCTCGATCGACTTCTGGGATCTGCTGCTGGCGACCGCCTGCCTCGCCGTCTTTATCTATGCGGCGGCCTTCGTGCCGAATTTCGTTTCCGGCTTTAACCTTTCTCAGCTGGGGGCGAGCGCCTCGGAAAAGGCGTTGCTGATCCTGCCGATGACGCTGCTCATCATCACCCGCGAGATCGACCTGTCGATCGCCTCGGTGCTGGCGTTGACATCCGTGATTTTTGGCCTGCTTGTCCAGGCCGGCGTGCCGACGCTGGCCGCCATTCCGCTGACGCTCGTCTTCGGCGGCCTGCTCGGCGCCTTCAACGGCTATCTGGTGTCGGGCCTCGGGTTGCAGTCGCTGGTGGTGACGCTCGGCACCATGGCGCTGTATCGGGGCATTGGCTACATCCTGCTCGGCACCGGTTCGGTCAACATATTGCCGCCGGCGGTTGTCGATTTCGGCATCAGCAATCTGCCGGGCACACAAATCCCGTGGACCATCGTGCCGTTCCTGCTGCTGGCGCCGATCTTCGCGGTGGTGCTGCAGAAGACGCCGACCGGCAAGCGCATCTATGCGCTTGGCGGCAGCCCCGAAGTGGCGCGCTATTCCGGCATCGGCACGCGCCAAATGGTGCTGAAGCTTTTCGTCGTTTCGGGCCTCGTCGCGGCCATCGCCGGCATCGTCTACACCGCGCGCCTTTCCAACGCCCGCGCTAACAATGCGCTCGGCATGGAACTCGACGTCATCACCATCGTGCTGCTCGGCGGCGTCAGCGTCTTCGGTGGTAAGGGGCGGCTCACGGGGGTCATGCTGGCGCTGCTGTTGATCGCCATCATCCGCAATGTGCTGGCGCTCAACCAGATCGGCGGCGACGCCCAAGGCATGATCATCGGCCTGCTCCTGATCGGCTCGCTGCTGGTCGGCAATTACTGGCGCTCCCTGGAGGAGCGGCTGTCAAGATCGCGCGTCCTGCGCGAAACCAAGGGGTGA
- a CDS encoding alpha/beta hydrolase, whose protein sequence is MTKPGSSTITTKDGTEIFYKDWGTGQPIVFHHGWPLSSDDWDAQMLFFLSKGYRVIAHDRRGHGRSTQTDTGNEMDTYAADVAELAAHLDLKNAIHVGHSTGGGEVARYVAKYGSGGRVAKAALLGAVPPIMLKTASNPGGLPIEVFDGFRSAQAANRAQFFHDVAAGPFYGFNRPGAQVSQAVVENWWRQGMMGGTKAHYDCIKAFSETDFTDDLKAIEVPVLVMHGDDDQIVPIADSALLAVKLLKKGELKVYKGFPHGMATTHADVINADLLAFFKA, encoded by the coding sequence ATGACCAAGCCCGGCAGCAGCACGATCACCACCAAGGATGGCACCGAAATTTTCTACAAGGATTGGGGAACGGGACAACCCATCGTCTTCCATCACGGCTGGCCGCTGAGCAGCGACGACTGGGACGCCCAGATGCTGTTCTTCCTGTCCAAGGGCTACCGCGTCATTGCCCATGACCGGCGCGGCCATGGCCGCTCGACCCAGACCGATACCGGCAACGAGATGGACACCTACGCCGCCGATGTCGCGGAGCTTGCAGCGCATCTCGACCTCAAGAACGCCATCCATGTCGGCCATTCCACCGGTGGCGGCGAAGTGGCCCGTTATGTCGCGAAGTACGGCTCCGGCGGCCGTGTCGCCAAGGCCGCATTGCTCGGCGCGGTGCCGCCGATCATGCTGAAGACGGCGTCCAATCCCGGCGGCCTGCCGATCGAGGTGTTCGACGGTTTCCGCTCCGCCCAGGCAGCCAACCGCGCCCAGTTTTTCCACGACGTCGCGGCCGGCCCGTTCTACGGCTTCAATCGCCCCGGCGCCCAGGTGTCGCAGGCTGTCGTCGAGAATTGGTGGCGCCAGGGCATGATGGGCGGCACCAAGGCGCATTATGATTGCATCAAGGCGTTCTCGGAAACCGACTTCACCGACGATCTGAAGGCCATCGAGGTGCCGGTGCTGGTGATGCATGGCGACGACGACCAGATCGTTCCGATCGCCGACTCCGCGCTGCTGGCTGTCAAGCTGCTCAAAAAGGGCGAGCTCAAGGTCTACAAGGGCTTCCCGCACGGCATGGCGACGACCCATGCCGATGTCATCAATGCCGACCTGCTGGCGTTCTTCAAGGCCTAG
- a CDS encoding MarR family transcriptional regulator has product MPLPLDNQLCFTLYATSIAINRTYKPMLDEMGITYPQYLVLNALAEARGMSVGSIAHRLALESSTITPLVKRMEQAGLVTRQRSQTDERQVQVDLTPAGRALLVQCNCLNETLIERSGMTMADLDALNRRIQALREALSSKPD; this is encoded by the coding sequence GTGCCTCTCCCGTTGGACAACCAGCTCTGCTTCACGCTTTACGCCACCAGCATAGCAATCAATCGCACCTACAAGCCCATGCTGGACGAGATGGGCATCACTTATCCGCAATATCTCGTGCTGAACGCACTTGCCGAAGCCCGCGGGATGTCGGTCGGCTCGATTGCGCACAGGCTCGCTTTGGAATCGAGCACCATCACGCCGCTGGTGAAGCGCATGGAACAGGCCGGTCTCGTCACCCGCCAGCGCAGCCAGACGGACGAGCGCCAAGTGCAGGTCGACCTGACGCCTGCCGGCCGCGCGCTGCTCGTCCAGTGCAACTGCCTCAACGAAACCCTGATCGAACGCTCGGGCATGACGATGGCTGATCTCGATGCCTTGAATCGGCGGATCCAAGCGCTGCGCGAAGCGTTGAGCAGCAAGCCGGACTAG
- a CDS encoding alpha/beta hydrolase yields MRKIVLAVLGVLLVTLPATARIVPFPPGFKTQSVETNGTKLYVRVGGKGPAVVLLHGFADTGDMWGAAAIALAKDHTVIVPDLRGMGLSAHPEAGYAKKNQAVDIAGVLDALKIDKADLVTHDIGNMVGYALAAQYPKRITKWVIIDAPLPGIGDWEKIKQSPLLWHFNFRGPDMERLVAGRERIYLDRFYNELSADPKKIDEATRRHYAKLYARPHAMHDAFEQFKAFDQDAIDNQAMLAAGGKLTMPLLAVGGEKSAGTTQADLLRLVATDVTGGIVPASGHWIMEENPDDTVKLITGFLDK; encoded by the coding sequence ATGCGCAAGATCGTATTGGCCGTATTGGGTGTGCTTCTTGTTACCTTGCCGGCGACGGCACGCATCGTTCCCTTTCCGCCGGGTTTCAAGACGCAGTCCGTCGAAACCAACGGCACCAAACTCTATGTGCGCGTTGGCGGCAAGGGTCCCGCCGTCGTGCTGCTGCACGGCTTTGCCGATACCGGAGACATGTGGGGCGCCGCGGCCATCGCCCTCGCAAAGGACCACACCGTCATCGTGCCGGACCTGCGCGGCATGGGTCTGTCGGCCCACCCGGAAGCGGGCTACGCCAAGAAGAACCAGGCCGTCGACATCGCCGGCGTGTTGGATGCCCTGAAGATCGACAAGGCAGATCTCGTCACCCACGACATCGGCAACATGGTCGGCTATGCGCTCGCCGCTCAGTATCCCAAGCGCATCACCAAATGGGTTATCATCGACGCGCCGCTGCCCGGCATAGGCGACTGGGAAAAGATCAAGCAAAGCCCGCTGCTTTGGCACTTCAACTTCCGCGGCCCTGATATGGAGCGGCTGGTCGCGGGGCGCGAGCGCATCTATCTCGACCGCTTCTACAACGAGCTGTCGGCTGACCCCAAGAAGATCGACGAGGCGACGCGCAGGCACTACGCCAAACTCTATGCCCGCCCGCATGCGATGCATGACGCTTTCGAGCAGTTCAAGGCGTTTGACCAGGACGCGATCGACAACCAGGCGATGCTTGCCGCCGGCGGCAAACTGACCATGCCGCTACTGGCTGTCGGCGGTGAAAAATCCGCTGGCACTACGCAGGCCGATCTCCTGCGGCTTGTTGCGACCGATGTAACGGGCGGCATCGTGCCCGCTTCCGGACACTGGATCATGGAGGAAAACCCCGACGACACCGTCAAACTGATCACTGGTTTTCTCGATAAATAG
- a CDS encoding ATP-binding cassette domain-containing protein produces the protein MLHSGTQSEADAAVVRAVPVALVQATKAFGGTIALKDASFELRSGEVLALLGENGAGKSTCVKLLAGVHSPTSGHVEVDGKSAVFHSPHDAQAAGIAVMHQHPGLFPDLSVAENIYLGHMPRDRFGGIDNAAMLAGARKVLATVGLDVPAATRLGTLRTSEQQLVEIARALSLDARVLIMDEPTAALSQREVERLFSVVADLRLHGVAMMFVGHRMDEIFRIADRIAVLRDGRLIGVKPKAELGRAAAISMMVGREVTDLYPERRHASGALVLEAKGLSRAGGFAGIDLKLHAGEVLGLGGLVGSGRTEIARVLFGIDRPDAGEILIDGKPVQFASARDAMDARIAYVSEDRMGQSLVMDFSILDNAVLPVLDKAAQRGLYGTDRAIGLVADWLKRMKLRFSGYGQPVKELSGGNQQKVVLAKWLRTEPRVLILDEPTQGIDVGTKAEVHAMIADLAAQGMAILLISSEMPELIGMCDRIIVLREGRQTAEFSRGQATQEKVLEAATRTDERAGQAAQIERAAEEEKAKGPFDFLRRREFGLLAAMLAVAIPVTIINPRMVSAANLTAVSMDAALLIVAALAQMLVLITRNIDLSIAAVIGLSAYMAASMVQAYPGLDIGIGLITACAVGGFAGLLNGLVVTRGKIPAIVVTLASMSIFRGFNSIWAAGDQVSADEVTQAWLDMTGLKIAGVPLIVIIAIVILCAGYVLLYRTATGRELFATGSNPDGARLIGIPVDRRILLAFGMAGLLGGLCGALWASRYATIDARVALGFELTVIASAVVGGVAIRGGSGTLLGIILGALTLLVIKNGLTLVRVDPLWLQGVYGLVILVAIGIDTFIVRRAEQARQARAR, from the coding sequence GTGCTGCACTCGGGCACACAAAGCGAAGCCGACGCTGCGGTGGTGCGGGCTGTTCCTGTTGCCCTGGTTCAGGCGACGAAGGCTTTCGGCGGCACGATTGCGCTCAAGGACGCCTCCTTCGAATTGCGCTCCGGCGAGGTGCTGGCGCTGCTTGGCGAAAACGGCGCCGGCAAGAGCACCTGCGTGAAGCTTCTCGCCGGTGTGCATTCTCCCACCAGCGGTCATGTCGAGGTTGACGGCAAATCAGCCGTCTTCCATTCGCCGCATGACGCGCAGGCGGCCGGCATTGCGGTCATGCACCAGCATCCTGGCCTGTTTCCCGATCTGTCGGTGGCGGAGAACATCTATCTCGGCCACATGCCGCGCGACCGCTTTGGCGGCATCGACAATGCCGCCATGCTGGCCGGCGCCCGCAAGGTGCTGGCTACCGTCGGGCTCGACGTGCCGGCGGCAACGCGGCTGGGAACACTGCGTACCTCTGAACAACAACTGGTCGAGATCGCCCGCGCGCTGTCGCTGGATGCCCGCGTGCTGATCATGGACGAGCCCACGGCGGCGCTGTCACAGCGCGAGGTCGAGCGGCTGTTTTCCGTCGTTGCCGATCTCAGGCTGCATGGCGTGGCGATGATGTTCGTCGGCCACCGCATGGATGAAATCTTCCGCATCGCCGACCGCATCGCCGTGCTGCGTGACGGGCGCCTGATCGGCGTCAAGCCGAAGGCCGAGCTTGGCCGCGCTGCCGCCATCAGCATGATGGTCGGGCGTGAAGTCACCGACCTCTATCCCGAACGGCGCCATGCCTCAGGCGCGCTGGTGCTGGAGGCGAAGGGACTTTCGCGCGCCGGCGGGTTTGCCGGTATCGACCTCAAGCTTCACGCCGGCGAGGTGCTGGGGCTTGGCGGCCTGGTCGGCAGCGGACGCACCGAGATTGCGCGCGTGCTGTTCGGTATCGACCGGCCCGACGCCGGCGAAATCCTGATCGACGGCAAGCCCGTGCAGTTCGCCTCGGCGCGCGACGCCATGGATGCGCGCATCGCCTATGTGTCGGAAGATCGCATGGGCCAGAGCCTGGTGATGGATTTCTCCATCCTCGACAATGCGGTGCTACCTGTTCTCGACAAGGCCGCACAACGCGGTCTCTACGGCACCGACCGCGCCATCGGTCTGGTGGCGGACTGGCTGAAGCGGATGAAGCTGCGCTTTTCCGGCTACGGGCAGCCGGTGAAAGAGTTATCCGGCGGCAACCAGCAGAAGGTGGTGCTGGCCAAATGGCTGCGCACCGAGCCGCGCGTGCTCATCCTCGACGAGCCGACGCAAGGCATCGATGTCGGTACCAAGGCGGAAGTGCATGCAATGATCGCTGACCTTGCCGCGCAAGGCATGGCGATCCTGCTGATCTCGTCAGAGATGCCCGAGCTGATCGGCATGTGCGACCGCATTATCGTGCTGCGCGAAGGCCGCCAGACTGCTGAGTTTTCGCGCGGGCAAGCCACGCAGGAAAAGGTACTGGAAGCGGCGACCAGGACCGATGAACGTGCCGGCCAGGCAGCGCAGATAGAACGCGCCGCCGAGGAGGAAAAGGCAAAAGGACCGTTCGATTTTCTGAGGCGGCGGGAATTCGGCCTGCTTGCGGCGATGCTCGCCGTCGCCATTCCGGTCACCATCATCAACCCGCGCATGGTGAGCGCGGCGAACCTCACCGCTGTGTCGATGGACGCGGCCTTGCTGATTGTCGCCGCACTGGCGCAGATGCTGGTGCTGATCACCCGCAACATCGACCTGTCGATCGCAGCTGTGATCGGCCTCTCCGCCTATATGGCGGCCAGCATGGTTCAGGCCTATCCCGGATTGGACATCGGCATCGGCCTGATCACCGCCTGCGCGGTCGGCGGCTTTGCCGGACTGCTCAACGGCCTTGTCGTTACCAGGGGAAAGATCCCGGCCATCGTCGTTACGCTGGCTTCGATGTCGATCTTCCGCGGTTTCAACTCGATCTGGGCGGCGGGCGACCAGGTCAGCGCCGACGAAGTCACGCAAGCCTGGCTCGACATGACCGGGCTGAAGATCGCAGGCGTGCCGCTGATCGTCATCATCGCTATTGTCATCCTGTGCGCCGGCTATGTGCTGCTCTATCGCACCGCAACCGGACGCGAGCTGTTTGCCACCGGCTCCAATCCCGACGGCGCACGGCTGATCGGCATCCCGGTCGACCGGCGCATCCTGCTGGCCTTCGGCATGGCCGGCCTGCTCGGCGGTCTGTGCGGGGCGCTGTGGGCATCGCGCTATGCCACCATCGATGCCCGCGTCGCGCTCGGCTTCGAACTCACGGTGATCGCCTCTGCAGTGGTCGGCGGCGTCGCCATCCGCGGCGGCTCGGGCACGCTGCTCGGCATCATCCTTGGCGCGCTCACTCTCTTGGTCATCAAGAACGGGCTGACGCTGGTGCGTGTCGACCCGCTCTGGCTGCAGGGCGTCTATGGCCTGGTGATCCTGGTTGCCATCGGCATCGACACCTTCATCGTGCGGCGTGCCGAACAGGCAAGACAGGCGAGGGCGAGATGA
- a CDS encoding rhamnose ABC transporter substrate-binding protein — translation MKAFRIALLASAVLLAPASLAYSQECAKEPVTVGFLPKLDTDPYFKVAFGGAEEAAKEIGGTATQVAPSQATAEAQIEFINSLVSQKVGVIAIAGNDANAVAPALKRAVQQGVRVISYDSDVAADARAVFVNQVKGDSLAEMMLESAFNLSGGEGEFAILSSTPTATNQNAWIDFMKAKMAAEPKYAKMKLVQVAYGEESEQVNQQQALALVQAFPDLKVIIVPAGIGLPAAARALEEAGMIGKVKLTGLAPATLISKYIKDGAAQDIWWNVTDLGYLTYQAAQALAQCKITGKEGEKFTAGRLGEYTIGASGELILGPAKIVTPENLAEFKF, via the coding sequence ATGAAAGCGTTTAGAATAGCCCTGCTCGCATCCGCGGTTCTGCTTGCGCCGGCCTCGCTGGCCTACAGCCAGGAATGCGCCAAGGAACCGGTGACCGTCGGCTTCCTGCCCAAGCTCGACACCGATCCCTACTTCAAGGTGGCTTTCGGCGGCGCCGAAGAGGCGGCGAAGGAAATTGGCGGCACCGCCACCCAGGTTGCCCCTTCGCAAGCGACGGCCGAGGCACAGATCGAATTCATCAACAGCCTTGTGTCGCAGAAGGTCGGGGTCATCGCTATCGCCGGCAACGACGCCAATGCGGTTGCGCCTGCGCTGAAGCGCGCCGTTCAGCAAGGCGTCCGGGTGATCTCGTACGATTCCGACGTCGCGGCCGATGCGCGCGCGGTGTTCGTGAACCAGGTGAAGGGCGACAGTCTGGCCGAAATGATGCTGGAAAGCGCATTCAACCTCAGCGGCGGCGAAGGCGAGTTCGCCATCCTGTCGTCGACGCCGACGGCGACCAACCAGAACGCCTGGATCGACTTCATGAAGGCGAAGATGGCGGCAGAGCCGAAATACGCCAAGATGAAACTGGTGCAGGTCGCCTATGGCGAGGAGAGCGAGCAGGTCAACCAGCAGCAGGCCTTGGCGCTGGTGCAGGCGTTTCCGGATCTCAAGGTGATCATCGTGCCGGCAGGCATTGGCCTTCCGGCGGCCGCGCGCGCACTCGAGGAAGCCGGCATGATCGGCAAGGTCAAGCTGACCGGCCTTGCGCCGGCCACTTTGATTTCGAAATACATCAAGGATGGCGCTGCCCAGGATATCTGGTGGAATGTCACCGATCTCGGCTACCTGACCTATCAGGCGGCCCAGGCGCTGGCGCAGTGCAAGATCACCGGCAAGGAAGGTGAGAAGTTCACGGCGGGCAGGCTCGGCGAATACACGATCGGGGCCAGCGGCGAACTGATCCTTGGCCCGGCCAAGATCGTGACGCCGGAAAATCTGGCCGAGTTTAAGTTCTAA
- a CDS encoding glutamine amidotransferase → MKLLLAGETFAATTSVAAGGDVLTSATWVNGATAFNAALAAEGIAVTQIGGDRCAAEFPYDLDALAEYQAVVISDVGALTLLVTPEARAGRIGVNRLDVLKAYVEGGGGLMLAGGYMGFQGMFGTARFHDTPVEDVLPVRCLPFSDGLEVPQGLQPSILQASHPILAGVAGPLPPILGMNKLDFRRDGSSQLLATCHYRGTDWPLLAVREHGRGRTVAWATDIGPHWLSQDFLGWPLYGKLMGNVVRWLAGKD, encoded by the coding sequence ATGAAACTCTTGCTGGCAGGCGAGACCTTCGCGGCGACGACCTCGGTCGCCGCCGGCGGCGATGTGCTGACGAGTGCGACGTGGGTAAACGGCGCGACGGCCTTCAATGCCGCACTTGCCGCAGAGGGCATAGCGGTGACGCAGATCGGTGGCGATCGCTGCGCGGCCGAATTTCCGTATGACCTCGACGCGCTGGCCGAATACCAGGCGGTGGTGATCTCCGATGTCGGCGCGCTGACCTTGCTGGTCACGCCGGAGGCCCGCGCCGGGCGCATCGGCGTCAACCGCCTCGACGTCCTCAAGGCCTATGTCGAAGGCGGCGGCGGGCTGATGCTGGCCGGCGGCTATATGGGGTTCCAAGGCATGTTCGGCACGGCGCGTTTCCACGACACCCCGGTCGAGGACGTGCTGCCCGTGCGCTGCCTGCCATTCTCGGACGGGCTGGAAGTGCCGCAAGGCCTGCAGCCGTCGATCCTTCAGGCGTCGCATCCGATCCTTGCCGGTGTCGCGGGTCCGTTGCCGCCGATCCTCGGCATGAACAAACTCGATTTTAGGCGCGACGGCTCGTCCCAGCTTCTGGCGACCTGCCATTATCGCGGCACGGACTGGCCGCTGCTTGCGGTTCGTGAGCATGGCCGTGGCCGCACCGTCGCGTGGGCGACCGACATCGGCCCACACTGGCTGTCGCAGGACTTTTTGGGATGGCCGCTCTACGGCAAGCTGATGGGCAACGTCGTGCGCTGGCTGGCCGGCAAGGATTAA
- a CDS encoding MFS transporter codes for MTDTTATSIAPQPSASLPSAQATAFTVILAVSFCHGINDIMQSLLPAIYPLLKENYGLDFWQIGLLTFTFQVTASLLQPVIGMITDKRPMPYSLPYGMASSLIGLIVLAYAGHYALLLVGASLIGIGSAIFHPESSRIARFASGGRFGLAQSLFQVGGNFGQSMGPLLAAFIVVPFGQTSISWFAVGSLIGIIVLSRVGGWYSRMRAAQGNRKAASFVSPFPRKKVMGALAVLTLLVLTKNAYIASLSSYYTFYSIHKFGVSVQMSQVMLFLFLGASALGILLGGPFGDRYGQKAMIWFSIVGVLPFTLALPYANFEWTMVLTVLIGLILSSAFSNIVVFAQELVPGRVGTIAGIFFGFAFGMGGIAAAVLGVVADMKGIDFVFQICSYLPLLGLLTVFLPNMKEARKAQAAAR; via the coding sequence TTGACCGATACGACAGCCACCAGCATTGCACCGCAGCCAAGCGCCAGCCTCCCTTCAGCCCAGGCGACCGCCTTCACCGTCATTCTGGCGGTGAGCTTTTGCCACGGCATCAACGACATCATGCAATCGCTGCTGCCGGCGATCTATCCGCTGCTGAAAGAGAATTACGGTCTCGATTTCTGGCAGATCGGTCTTCTGACCTTCACCTTCCAGGTCACGGCGTCGCTGCTGCAGCCGGTCATCGGCATGATCACCGACAAGCGGCCAATGCCCTATTCGCTGCCCTACGGCATGGCGTCCTCGCTGATTGGCCTGATCGTTCTGGCCTATGCCGGCCACTATGCGCTGCTTCTGGTCGGCGCCTCGCTGATCGGAATCGGCTCGGCGATCTTCCATCCGGAATCCTCGCGCATTGCCCGCTTTGCCTCCGGCGGCCGCTTTGGCCTGGCGCAATCTTTGTTCCAGGTCGGCGGCAATTTCGGCCAGTCGATGGGGCCGCTGCTCGCTGCCTTCATCGTTGTGCCCTTCGGCCAGACCAGCATTTCATGGTTCGCCGTCGGGTCTCTGATCGGCATCATCGTTTTGTCGCGGGTCGGCGGCTGGTACAGCCGGATGCGCGCCGCGCAGGGCAATCGCAAGGCGGCAAGCTTCGTCTCCCCCTTCCCGCGCAAGAAGGTGATGGGAGCGCTGGCGGTGCTGACGCTGCTGGTGCTGACCAAGAACGCCTACATCGCCTCGCTCTCCAGCTACTACACCTTTTATTCCATCCATAAGTTCGGCGTGTCGGTGCAGATGAGCCAGGTCATGCTGTTCCTGTTCCTCGGCGCCTCGGCGCTGGGCATCCTGCTCGGCGGACCGTTCGGCGACCGCTACGGCCAGAAGGCGATGATCTGGTTCTCGATCGTCGGCGTGCTGCCGTTCACGCTGGCGCTGCCCTACGCCAATTTCGAATGGACGATGGTGCTGACGGTGCTGATCGGCCTGATCCTGTCCTCGGCCTTCTCCAACATCGTCGTGTTTGCGCAGGAGTTGGTGCCGGGACGTGTCGGCACCATCGCCGGGATCTTCTTCGGCTTCGCCTTCGGCATGGGCGGCATTGCAGCCGCCGTGCTCGGCGTCGTCGCCGACATGAAGGGCATCGATTTCGTCTTCCAGATCTGCTCGTATCTGCCGCTGCTCGGCCTGCTGACGGTGTTCCTGCCCAACATGAAGGAAGCCAGGAAGGCGCAAGCGGCGGCCAGATAA
- a CDS encoding ROK family transcriptional regulator, protein MLDAIRRLKEASKSDLARAASLTPAAVAAIVDGLESSGFVKQVGKRFGQRGSPSTLYRLTPERIYSVGIKIGRRALEAVLVDFAGEIRARESHEYRFPDPDLVLKAGNMALATFEKLVDGLGDASIVGVGIASPYFLGGWSEELGFPDDLGSRWEAIDLTTCFATPAKTPVFVENDATSAALAELVQGAGARFRDFMHISIDTFVGGGLVQGGRVHTGPHGNSAALGPLPVSPSSLDSVAAKPARYQSLLHRASIYVLVNHLRSRGVVINRVRELDPLPPEARVPLFEWIDDCASALVEAIIAITSIIDIEAIVLDSILPRPIHLELLARVQTQFNQASAIGIVAPEIVSGQFGPEASSIGAAMLPFSALLAPDSGVLMIGKDRTKLLSALSTLGGAKGNGSNPPADLPA, encoded by the coding sequence GTGCTCGACGCCATCCGTCGCCTCAAGGAAGCCTCCAAGTCCGATCTGGCGCGCGCGGCAAGCCTGACGCCGGCGGCCGTCGCTGCCATCGTCGACGGCCTGGAATCTTCCGGATTCGTAAAGCAAGTGGGAAAAAGGTTCGGGCAGCGCGGTTCGCCCTCCACGCTGTACCGGCTGACGCCGGAGCGCATCTACAGCGTCGGCATCAAGATCGGCCGGCGTGCGCTTGAAGCCGTTCTGGTCGACTTCGCCGGTGAAATCCGCGCAAGAGAGTCGCACGAATACCGCTTCCCCGATCCTGATTTGGTGCTGAAGGCCGGCAACATGGCGCTGGCCACCTTCGAAAAGCTGGTGGATGGGCTTGGCGATGCCAGCATCGTCGGCGTCGGCATTGCCTCACCCTATTTCCTCGGCGGCTGGAGCGAGGAACTCGGCTTTCCCGACGATCTCGGCAGCCGCTGGGAGGCGATCGACCTGACGACATGCTTTGCCACGCCGGCGAAGACGCCGGTGTTCGTGGAAAACGACGCCACGTCGGCGGCGCTGGCCGAACTTGTTCAGGGCGCTGGCGCCCGCTTTCGCGATTTCATGCACATCTCGATCGACACTTTTGTCGGCGGCGGCCTTGTGCAAGGCGGCAGGGTCCATACCGGGCCGCATGGCAACAGCGCTGCCCTCGGACCCTTGCCGGTCTCGCCCTCAAGCCTCGATTCGGTGGCGGCGAAGCCTGCGCGCTACCAGAGCCTGCTGCATCGCGCCTCGATCTATGTGCTGGTCAATCACCTGAGGTCGCGCGGCGTGGTGATCAATCGTGTGCGGGAACTCGATCCGTTGCCACCCGAAGCGCGCGTGCCGCTGTTCGAATGGATCGACGATTGTGCGAGCGCGCTGGTCGAGGCGATCATCGCCATCACCTCCATCATCGACATCGAGGCCATCGTTCTCGACTCGATCCTGCCCAGGCCGATCCATCTCGAACTGCTGGCAAGGGTGCAGACCCAGTTCAACCAGGCCAGCGCAATCGGCATCGTGGCGCCGGAGATCGTGTCGGGGCAATTCGGCCCTGAGGCCTCCTCGATCGGCGCTGCCATGCTTCCGTTCTCGGCGCTGCTGGCGCCCGACAGCGGCGTGCTGATGATCGGCAAGGACCGGACGAAACTGCTGAGCGCGCTGTCCACGCTGGGTGGCGCCAAGGGAAACGGATCAAATCCGCCCGCCGACCTGCCGGCCTGA